A single window of Buchnera aphidicola (Aphis nasturtii) DNA harbors:
- a CDS encoding peptidoglycan DD-metalloendopeptidase family protein, protein MRYIYKKIFLYLNDLNLNYIFNFYNIFTFFIKTIIISLILLGFSIIPKEKKIFFNQCFNLIKNNQLINNSQENIILKKNKKINAQCNKDSKIIKNESNLMPYLPNNTFFKKIIYIKKNSNFFQSALESGLNFSDIQTVIKAIEWQISFRKINANSIFNLIFLKTKKNLNILEAIKLNNIGKTYYAIRAINGNFYDINGCNKSTMVMNFSFLKKYRVSSSFNLHRIHPITHRISRHLGIDLAMPKGTLVLATSNGKIIKTGFNQIAGFYIVLKNLNQYITKYMHLKKILVQVGQDIKINQKIALSGNSGRTTGPHLHYEIWIKKHAINPIYARSNFIEPLTHKELISYLKMSKIILSKLK, encoded by the coding sequence GTGCGGTATATTTATAAAAAAATTTTTTTATATTTAAATGATTTAAATTTAAATTATATATTTAATTTTTATAATATATTTACATTTTTTATAAAAACTATCATTATTTCTTTAATTTTATTAGGTTTTAGTATTATACCAAAAGAAAAAAAAATATTTTTTAATCAATGTTTTAATCTTATAAAAAACAATCAACTAATAAATAATTCGCAAGAAAATATTATATTAAAAAAAAATAAAAAAATTAATGCTCAATGTAATAAAGACTCGAAAATCATTAAAAATGAATCTAATTTAATGCCATATTTACCAAATAATACATTTTTTAAAAAAATAATTTATATTAAAAAAAATTCTAATTTTTTTCAAAGCGCACTTGAATCAGGATTAAATTTTTCTGATATTCAAACTGTTATTAAGGCTATAGAATGGCAAATAAGTTTTCGTAAAATAAATGCTAATAGTATATTTAATTTAATTTTTTTAAAAACAAAAAAAAATTTAAATATATTAGAAGCTATAAAATTAAATAACATAGGAAAAACATACTATGCTATACGAGCAATTAATGGAAACTTTTATGATATCAATGGTTGTAATAAATCAACTATGGTGATGAATTTTTCATTTTTAAAAAAATATCGAGTATCTTCTTCCTTTAATTTACATCGTATTCACCCAATTACACATCGTATAAGTCGTCATTTGGGAATTGATTTAGCAATGCCCAAGGGAACTTTAGTGCTAGCTACTAGTAATGGTAAAATAATAAAAACGGGATTTAATCAAATCGCAGGTTTTTATATAGTTTTAAAAAATTTAAACCAATATATAACTAAATATATGCATCTTAAAAAAATATTAGTTCAAGTAGGTCAGGACATTAAAATAAACCAAAAAATTGCGTTATCTGGAAATTCTGGAAGAACAACTGGACCACATTTACACTATGAAATATGGATTAAAAAACATGCGATTAATCCAATATATGCTCGATCTAATTTTATAGAACCACTGACACACAAAGAATTAATTTCATATTTGAAAATGTCTAAAATAATTTTATCAAAATTAAAATAA
- the pyk gene encoding pyruvate kinase, which yields MLTRLRRTKIVATLGPSTDKGDNLKKIIESGANVLRLNFSHGYPNEHINRAKKAREIMLDLNCNIALLGDLQGPKIRISKFKTNSVLLQKNEIFILDASLQDTDGNQERVGIDYKRLPYDLNINDILLLDDGKIQLKVLKVTDLEIYTQVIIGGILSNNKGINKLGGGLSAHALTEKDRKDIILASTIDVDYLAVSFPRCGKDLKKARYLLNQSGSKAKIIAKIERAEAVSSQNAIEDIILSSDAIMIARGDLGVEIGDAELVGIQKNLIRSARKLNKVVITATQMMESMILNPSPTRAEVMDVANAVLDGSDAVMLSAETASGKYPSETVLNMAKVCMGAEKIPSINVSRHRINIKFNDIEEAIAMSTMYAANHLNGITAIITMTESGKTALMTSRITSGLPIFALSKHKKTLNLSTLYRGVVPIYFNSQHDGVEAANEAILLLCKRGFLFNNDLVIVTQGDIMGKTGKTNTTRILKVIY from the coding sequence ATGTTGACTCGTTTAAGAAGAACTAAAATTGTTGCTACTTTAGGTCCTTCTACAGATAAAGGTGATAATCTTAAAAAAATTATTGAATCCGGAGCAAATGTTCTTCGCTTAAATTTTTCTCATGGTTATCCTAACGAACATATAAACAGAGCTAAAAAAGCAAGAGAAATAATGCTAGATTTAAATTGTAATATTGCTTTACTTGGTGATTTACAAGGACCTAAAATTAGAATTTCTAAATTTAAAACAAATAGTGTTTTACTTCAGAAAAATGAAATTTTTATATTAGATGCAAGTTTACAAGACACTGATGGCAACCAAGAAAGAGTAGGAATTGATTACAAAAGATTACCATACGATTTAAATATTAATGATATCTTACTTTTAGATGATGGTAAAATACAACTAAAAGTGTTAAAAGTTACAGATTTAGAAATATATACTCAAGTTATTATAGGAGGTATTTTATCAAATAACAAAGGTATTAATAAATTAGGTGGAGGATTATCAGCGCATGCTTTAACGGAAAAAGATAGAAAGGATATTATACTTGCTTCTACAATAGATGTAGATTATTTAGCTGTATCTTTTCCTAGATGTGGAAAAGATCTGAAAAAAGCAAGATATTTATTAAATCAATCTGGTAGTAAAGCTAAAATTATAGCAAAAATAGAGCGTGCAGAAGCTGTAAGTAGTCAAAACGCAATAGAAGATATAATATTATCTTCCGATGCTATTATGATTGCTAGAGGAGATTTAGGAGTAGAAATTGGAGATGCAGAGCTAGTAGGTATTCAAAAAAATTTAATTAGAAGCGCTAGAAAATTAAATAAAGTAGTTATTACTGCAACGCAAATGATGGAATCTATGATTTTAAATCCATCACCTACTCGAGCAGAGGTAATGGATGTTGCAAATGCTGTATTAGATGGAAGTGATGCAGTTATGTTGTCCGCTGAAACTGCGTCTGGTAAATATCCGTCAGAAACTGTTTTAAATATGGCAAAAGTTTGCATGGGCGCGGAAAAAATACCTAGTATTAATGTTTCTAGACATCGTATTAATATAAAATTTAATGATATAGAAGAAGCAATTGCTATGTCAACTATGTACGCAGCAAATCATTTAAATGGCATTACAGCGATTATTACTATGACAGAATCTGGTAAGACTGCTTTAATGACTTCTCGTATTACATCTGGACTTCCTATTTTTGCTTTATCAAAACACAAAAAAACGTTAAATTTATCAACTTTATATAGAGGTGTAGTACCTATTTATTTCAATAGCCAACATGATGGAGTTGAGGCTGCTAATGAAGCTATATTATTGTTATGTAAAAGAGGTTTTTTATTTAATAATGATTTAGTAATTGTAACGCAAGGAGACATTATGGGAAAAACAGGAAAAACAAATACCACCAGAATTTTGAAGGTTATCTATTAA
- the zwf gene encoding glucose-6-phosphate dehydrogenase, producing the protein MIKITQACDLVIFGTKGDLAQRKLLPALYKLEILNKIHPNTRIIGAGRADWTQDEYIKIVKTAIKKFSKENIDENTWNKLSSRLHFCNIDVFKEVFFKKLKKILHQTKNTIIYYCAVPPSAFNAIFQGLGKVNLNSFPSRIIIEKPLGVCLKTCKKINDQISKYFLESQIFRIDHYLGKESILNLLSLRFANALFFNNWNNKIIDHIQITVSEEIGIENRWNYFDDMGQTKDMVQNHLLQILTIIAMDQPKDISSKHIQNEKIKILRALKNINIENINTKTVRGQYTEGNIHGKKVPSYLEENGANSISQTETYVCIKVDLKNDQWFGVPFYLRTGKRLAQKYSEIVIVFKKIPINLFKDYNHNLSQNKLIIRLDPNENIQIDFLKKLSGLNEIYQLKNETMQSNLSIEKQHHQIDAYERLLLEVMKGAQSLFVCREEIEESWKWIDPIINAWKNNKKNTLQLYAAGTWGPKHADEMIMKDGRNWHKFR; encoded by the coding sequence ATGATAAAAATCACTCAAGCTTGCGATTTAGTTATTTTTGGAACTAAAGGAGATTTAGCTCAAAGAAAATTATTACCTGCTTTATATAAATTAGAAATATTAAACAAAATACATCCTAATACGCGTATTATTGGAGCAGGTCGTGCTGATTGGACTCAAGATGAATATATAAAAATAGTAAAAACAGCTATTAAAAAATTTTCAAAAGAAAATATAGATGAAAATACTTGGAATAAATTGAGTTCACGTTTACATTTTTGTAACATTGATGTTTTTAAAGAAGTGTTTTTTAAAAAACTAAAAAAAATATTACATCAAACAAAAAATACAATTATTTATTATTGCGCTGTGCCTCCAAGTGCATTTAATGCCATTTTTCAAGGATTAGGAAAAGTTAATTTAAATTCATTTCCTTCAAGGATAATAATAGAAAAACCATTAGGTGTATGCTTAAAAACATGTAAAAAAATTAACGATCAAATATCTAAGTATTTTTTAGAATCACAAATTTTTAGAATTGATCATTACTTAGGAAAAGAATCAATATTAAATTTACTTTCTCTACGATTTGCGAATGCATTATTTTTTAATAATTGGAATAATAAAATTATTGATCATATTCAAATTACTGTATCTGAAGAAATAGGTATTGAAAACAGGTGGAACTATTTTGACGATATGGGACAAACAAAAGATATGGTCCAGAACCATCTTTTACAAATATTAACTATTATTGCAATGGATCAACCAAAAGATATTTCATCTAAACATATTCAAAATGAAAAAATTAAAATTTTACGAGCATTAAAAAATATTAATATAGAAAACATAAATACAAAAACTGTTCGAGGTCAATATACTGAAGGTAATATTCATGGGAAAAAAGTGCCTTCATATTTAGAAGAAAACGGAGCAAATTCAATTAGTCAAACTGAAACATATGTATGTATTAAAGTTGATCTAAAAAATGATCAATGGTTTGGTGTACCTTTTTATTTAAGAACTGGTAAAAGATTAGCGCAGAAATATTCAGAAATAGTAATTGTTTTTAAAAAAATACCAATCAATCTATTTAAAGATTATAATCATAATTTATCTCAAAATAAATTAATTATACGATTAGATCCTAATGAAAATATTCAAATAGATTTTTTAAAAAAACTATCAGGATTAAATGAAATATATCAATTAAAAAATGAAACAATGCAATCAAATTTGTCGATAGAAAAGCAACACCATCAAATTGATGCTTATGAGCGACTTTTATTAGAAGTAATGAAAGGAGCGCAATCTTTATTTGTATGTCGCGAAGAAATAGAAGAATCATGGAAATGGATTGATCCTATTATAAATGCTTGGAAAAATAATAAAAAAAACACTCTTCAATTATATGCTGCAGGCACATGGGGGCCAAAACATGCAGATGAAATGATTATGAAAGATGGAAGAAATTGGCATAAATTTCGTTAA